A genomic stretch from Physeter macrocephalus isolate SW-GA chromosome 12, ASM283717v5, whole genome shotgun sequence includes:
- the CCDC142 gene encoding coiled-coil domain-containing protein 142 isoform X5, which translates to MAQASRSGGLLPPLATVPPLRAQPGGVEEEQWQRKRAGALRRDVRGWLRLPVARSIPCLDPRPGEAPRGQPWWAVPADAGEHREAGAVDWGREPAAGGPTPPALQRLRAVFLRLHYERQELLHAQDCARHLQATVRLLRILSPGAPSPGHLPQLCRDLLGHPSGGAVLRSGLQETPEPLLLARSVGLAAQRLDATIEMQLRALGQAPASPGLSSQIADLLLALPTYHQLQGKTLSYVPGAARPYPPARVLRLLTGERGCQVAGWLDEALRGSDLRDQLRRRCQEERELLPGLLGLMGGMTGSASSGLGLGGAGALWSQYWTMLWAACAQSLDLSLGPWRDPRAAAQQLSQALGQASLPQECEKELASLCHNLIHQSLIWSWDQGFCQALGSASGNKSSLPSSSHTTELLQQLFPPLLDALREPRSGLLLCRPPGPAPLALGLCTLQTTLLWFWGRTQQHLAAWAPGSFLLLIQKDLPLLLHEAEALSSLASEVEQQLGLEIQKLTALIQLLPEESLSLFFQECHKRATQDFELHMPRGRYWRHRLCPELPSIPSEYAGLVVRRVLEPVLQGLQGLPHQAQAPALSQALTAILGAWLDHILTHGIRFRS; encoded by the exons ATGGCCCAAGCGTCTCGCTCTGGTGGTCTTCTGCCTCCGCTGGCTACCGTGCCGCCGTTACGGGCGCAGCCCGGGGGCGTTGAGGAGGAGCAGTGGCAGAGAAAGCGGGCAGGCGCTCTCCGCCGGGACGTTCGTGGCTGGCTGCGGCTGCCGGTTGCCCGAAGCATCCCCTGCCTGGACCCACGGCCCGGCGAAGCCCCGAGAGGGCAGCCTTGGTGGGCGGTGCCGGCGGACGCAGGAGAGCACCGTGAGGCTGGCGCTGTGGACTGGGGGCGGGAGCCGGCAGCTGGCGGTCCGACCCCTCCAGCGCTGCAGCGTCTCCGGGCGGTGTTCCTACGGCTGCACTACGAGCGGCAGGAGCTCCTCCACGCCCAGGACTGCGCCCGCCACCTACAGGCGACCGTGCGCCTCCTGAGGATCCTGAGTCCCGGCGCTCCATCCCCCGGCCACTTGCCTCAGCTGTGCCGCGACCTGCTGGGGCACCCTTCCGGAGGCGCGGTCCTGCGAAGCGGCCTTCAGGAGACACCCGAGCCGCTACTGCTGGCACGATCCGTCGGACTAGCCGCCCAGCGCCTGGATGCTACTATCGAGATGCAGCTTCGGGCTCTGGGCCAGGCGCCTGCCAGCCCGGGCCTATCGTCCCAAATCGCCGACCTGCTGCTGGCACTTCCCACCTACCACCAGCTGCAGGGAAAAACCTTGAGCTACGTTCCAGGGGCAGCGCGCCCTTATCCCCCGGCCCGTGTGCTCCGCCTCCTGACGGGGGAGCGGGGTTGCCAGGTGGCAGGTTGGCTGGATGAGGCGCTCAGGGGATCTGACTTGAGGGACCAGCTCCGTAGGCGGTGCCAAGAGGAGCGGGAGCTGCTGCCAGGGCTACTGGGCCTGATGGGGGGCATGACGGGTTCAGCCAGCAGTGGACTGGGGCTTGGAGGGGCTGGGGCCCTGTGGAGCCAGTACTGGACCATGCTGTGGGCAGCCTGTGCTCAGAGTCTGGACCTAAGTCTAGGACCCTGGAGGGACCCCAGGGCAGCGGCACAACAGCTGAGTCAGGCACTGGGTCAGG catcactgcctcaggaGTGTGAGAAGGAGCTGGCTTCTTTGTGTCACAACCTAATTCATCAGTCTCTTATCTGGAGCTGGGATCAAG GCTTCTGCCAGGCCTTGGGATCTGCTAGTGGAAACAAGAGCAGCCTTCCCTCATCCTCTCATACCACTGAACTTTTGCAAcagctcttccctcctctcttggATGCCCTTCGAGAACCCAGGTCAGGACTGCTCCTCTGCCGGCCTCCAG gtcCTGCCCCCCTTGCCCTGGGGCTCTGTACCCTGCAGACCACCTTGCTCTGGTTTTGGGGCAGAACTCAGCAGCATCTGGCAGCGTGGGCCCCGGGTTCCTTCCTGCTCCTGATCCAGAAGGATTTACCT CTTCTATTACATGAGGCAGAAGCTTTGTCTAGCCTGGCCTCAGAGGTGGAGCAGCAGCTGGGCCTGGAGATCCAGAAGCTGACTGCACTGATCCAG CTCCTGCCTGAAGAGTCACTAAGTCTCttttttcaagaatgtcataaaCGAGCCACACAGGACTTCGAACTCCACATGCCACGGGGTCGGTACTGGCGGCATCGTCTCTGTCCTG AACTTCCCAGCATTCCTAGTGAGTATGCTGGGTTGGTGGTCCGCAGGGTACTGGAGCCTGTGTTGCAAGGACTGCAAGGACTGCCACACCAAGcccaggcccctgccctcagCCAGGCGCTGACTGCCATCCTGGGTGCCTGGCTTGACCACATCCTCACCCATGGGATCCGGTTcag GTCATAA